The following coding sequences lie in one Alloacidobacterium dinghuense genomic window:
- the rimM gene encoding ribosome maturation factor RimM (Essential for efficient processing of 16S rRNA) has protein sequence MTSEQSWVLVAHLVRPQGREGELIADILTDFPERFAERRHLFLLSPDGKSSRPIELEEHWLHKGRVVLKFAGIDSISDAESLRNLDVAIPRDQRAPLEDDSIYIDDLIGCHIIDVGPSGARDIGPITAVDRETSSTPLLVVETGKKEELLIPFAKAYLRKVDIEQKRIEMSLPDGLLTINDGTPNDDTTK, from the coding sequence ATGACCAGTGAACAGTCATGGGTGCTCGTTGCCCACCTCGTCCGCCCCCAGGGCCGGGAGGGCGAACTCATCGCCGACATCCTTACCGACTTCCCAGAGCGCTTCGCCGAACGCCGCCATCTTTTTCTGCTCTCACCCGATGGAAAATCATCGCGCCCCATCGAGCTTGAAGAGCACTGGCTGCACAAAGGCCGCGTCGTTCTCAAATTCGCCGGAATCGACTCGATCTCCGACGCCGAATCCTTGCGCAATCTCGACGTAGCCATCCCTCGCGATCAGCGCGCACCGCTCGAAGACGACTCCATATACATCGACGACCTGATCGGCTGCCACATCATAGATGTCGGCCCATCCGGCGCCAGAGACATAGGCCCCATCACCGCCGTCGACCGCGAAACCAGCAGCACGCCGCTGCTCGTAGTCGAGACCGGGAAAAAAGAGGAGTTACTCATCCCCTTCGCAAAAGCCTACCTGCGCAAAGTCGACATCGAACAAAAGCGCATAGAAATGTCCCTCCCTGATGGGCTCCTCACCATAAACGATGGCACACCTAACGACGATACAACTAAATAG